GTCCGTATTCCTGCTTAAGTATGCCGTTGAGCCGTTCGGCCTGTGAGTTTTCGTAGCAATGATTCACTTCGGTCATACTCACCGAGATACCGCGGTTGTGCAGTTCGTTGACATACTTATGGCTGCAGTATTGGCATCCTCTATCGGAGTGGTGCCGTGGTTTTTTGCCCGGAGTCAGGCTGCCACAAGCCTTACGCAGCGCCTCAAGGGCGTCCGTTGTCTCCATCGTATCGCTGAGATGATAACCAACGATTTTTCGCGAGAACTGGTCGCTGATCAAAAAAAGATACTGGAAGCCTTCGTCGGTTGCGATGTATGTTAGATCGCAAAGCCACACTTCCTCCGGAGCCTCGGCCGGACGTTCAGCCACGATATTGGGGAATACGGGAAGATACTCTTTCCACTGAGTTGTGCGCGGTGTGCTCGGCTCCGGCTTGACCAGTAAGTCTTTCTCCCTCAACAGGTCAAAGAACCGGTCGCGGCCCAGTTGGAAAGGAACCTCTTGTTCTTTCATCCGATGGTGCAGTTTTAAGCCTCCTAACTGCGGTTGCACCGCACGTTCACGATTGACCCAGTCCACCACGGCCTCGGTCTCCATCTCCTTGCCTCGACGCTCCATACGTCTTTTGTAATAGTTCTGGCGACTCTTCCCCAGATAGCGGCAACAACGGCTCACGATGCCCCGGACCCCTTCGTTGCGTCCGACGCTCCTCCGCGCCGATTCCCACCGGCTTTTTTTTGGTTCATCGTCGATTGGCGGGAAAGAAGTAGCAAAGAAGCGGAATCGAAGTTAACTGATGTTGTAACTACACTAACATCAATCACTTCAAAACCGCTTCAACATGAAGTCTGTACTATGTTCCCTGTTTTGGGAAGGCTACACTTTGTATAAACACAAGCATCTGGGAAAAGGGCATTTGTTGTTCATCCTAGAGGCCCTAAACGATCCGGTCTGTGGAGGTTGTGGGCAGAGTTGCCGGAGGATTCACGACCAGTCGCTGCGCCGTATTCGCGACTGTGATCTGTTGGATCAGCGGTTAAGTCTGGAGTTGAGTGTCCGTCGGGTTCGCTGCGGGCGCTGCGGGACGAAGACCGAACGCATTG
The sequence above is drawn from the Puniceicoccus vermicola genome and encodes:
- a CDS encoding IS3 family transposase, with the protein product MERRGKEMETEAVVDWVNRERAVQPQLGGLKLHHRMKEQEVPFQLGRDRFFDLLREKDLLVKPEPSTPRTTQWKEYLPVFPNIVAERPAEAPEEVWLCDLTYIATDEGFQYLFLISDQFSRKIVGYHLSDTMETTDALEALRKACGSLTPGKKPRHHSDRGCQYCSHKYVNELHNRGISVSMTEVNHCYENSQAERLNGILKQEYG
- a CDS encoding transposase family protein, which encodes MKSVLCSLFWEGYTLYKHKHLGKGHLLFILEALNDPVCGGCGQSCRRIHDQSLRRIRDCDLLDQRLSLELSVRRVRCGRCGTKTERI